One region of Mucilaginibacter gotjawali genomic DNA includes:
- a CDS encoding RteC domain-containing protein, translated as MLAAYYEKLQMQLEEELTLFSEMGTLPVRRLTGALNCVSEALAKLKDYLVEHPFKDQVEEIDFFKHKKPRVVSEKLYALEIFTIETNRPIGDRLELKGFYEQELLFIKRFFTQYQFLHQYYKFELKELDQFLFVRGAKISDNVLSETFDPDPQFSTSCDYLFAKFMAFDRLQLYISDELMSLENPVKLANVDIKESLIELKWTGETINLVELAYGIWLTGQINNGNAGITEIIQWLEVHFQVRIGRAYRRWTSISKRKRVAQTKYLDQIRDALLKRLDEENAIK; from the coding sequence ATGTTAGCAGCGTATTATGAAAAGTTGCAGATGCAACTGGAAGAAGAATTAACACTTTTCTCGGAAATGGGGACTCTGCCTGTCAGAAGACTAACAGGGGCATTAAATTGCGTATCGGAAGCCCTCGCCAAATTAAAAGATTACCTGGTAGAGCATCCGTTTAAGGACCAGGTAGAAGAAATCGATTTTTTCAAGCATAAAAAGCCACGTGTCGTTAGCGAAAAGTTATATGCCCTGGAAATCTTTACCATAGAAACGAACAGGCCGATAGGGGATCGCCTTGAACTTAAGGGCTTTTATGAACAAGAACTACTATTCATCAAACGTTTCTTTACCCAGTACCAGTTTCTTCACCAGTATTATAAGTTTGAGTTGAAGGAGTTAGACCAGTTCCTTTTTGTCAGAGGTGCTAAAATATCAGATAACGTGTTGTCTGAAACTTTCGATCCGGATCCTCAGTTTTCTACAAGTTGTGATTACTTGTTTGCCAAATTTATGGCTTTTGACCGTTTGCAATTGTATATTTCGGACGAACTGATGAGCCTTGAAAACCCTGTAAAGCTCGCAAACGTTGACATAAAAGAAAGTCTTATTGAGCTTAAATGGACCGGTGAAACAATTAACCTTGTTGAGCTTGCTTATGGCATTTGGCTTACGGGCCAAATCAATAATGGCAATGCCGGGATTACTGAAATTATTCAATGGCTGGAAGTACATTTCCAGGTAAGGATTGGGAGGGCCTATCGAAGATGGACATCCATTTCGAAAAGGAAAAGAGTTGCACAGACTAAGTATTTGGATCAAATCCGTGATGCACTGTTGAAGCGGCTGGATGAAGAAAACGCAATAAAATAA
- a CDS encoding TetR/AcrR family transcriptional regulator, translated as MRTGYKRISGNIHNRPLTERRLIDAVGTIIEKRGYKGLGVNAIAKEADVSKSLIYTYFTSVDKLIETYILEKDFWMVSKSQMTGLLEKANTKGCLIEILVFVLQKQFDYFFNEEEMQQLILWEITEKSDMMNSVGNARESLGEDFFELTNRHFKGSEVNFQAVAALLVSGIYYLVLHARKNKSTQCGIDINTEEGRNEILKAIRQIIKWSFAAGKIKQKGNEL; from the coding sequence ATGAGAACAGGATATAAACGGATTTCAGGAAATATACATAACCGCCCCCTGACAGAGCGCCGGTTAATAGATGCTGTGGGCACGATTATAGAGAAACGTGGCTACAAAGGGTTGGGTGTCAATGCCATCGCTAAAGAGGCGGATGTAAGCAAATCGCTGATCTACACCTATTTTACTTCGGTGGATAAACTTATTGAAACTTACATTCTTGAAAAGGATTTTTGGATGGTTTCTAAAAGTCAGATGACAGGATTATTGGAAAAAGCAAATACGAAAGGCTGCCTTATTGAAATACTGGTATTCGTGTTGCAAAAACAATTTGATTATTTCTTTAATGAGGAAGAAATGCAGCAACTAATCCTATGGGAAATCACCGAAAAATCTGACATGATGAATAGTGTTGGAAATGCAAGGGAAAGCTTGGGGGAGGATTTTTTTGAATTGACCAACAGGCATTTTAAAGGGTCGGAGGTGAACTTTCAAGCTGTTGCCGCTTTATTGGTATCGGGCATCTACTATCTGGTTTTGCATGCAAGAAAAAATAAGAGCACGCAGTGCGGCATTGACATCAATACTGAAGAAGGCAGAAATGAAATACTGAAAGCAATCCGCCAGATCATTAAATGGTCATTCGCCGCCGGTAAAATAAAACAAAAGGGAAATGAATTATAG
- a CDS encoding aminotransferase class I/II-fold pyridoxal phosphate-dependent enzyme translates to MEIDFEKASFKDFENIKDYDMYARAAIFNKYLNFLDNKGHLNYRMESISGCGPEMDILIPGKSKHETLVGLVSNDYLGFTQHPKVKEAVVGAIRKYGTGAGASPAIGGHFSYHEKLEKKIASFFRRDNAILYTTGYTANSATFQSLLQKEDIAILDMAVHASVYEGCQLTNIKTFLHNNLELLERALGDAKDKYRNKMVIIDGVYSQDGDLAPLDKILELTKHYGAYLAIDDAHGTGVIGKTGRGVLELYDLFGEVDLITGTFSKTFASAGGYVVARPELIRFLKFQSRQHLFSATSTPAVAGIIKAIELVDEEPHWMDKLWQNVNYFKQGLIDIGMDVGNTASAIIPVKIGDPKKSGEAGRLLLEQGIYTNPIIYPAVAKKNARIRMSLMATHTKAQLDKTLNAFEYVDHKIGISKT, encoded by the coding sequence ATGGAAATAGATTTTGAAAAGGCGAGTTTTAAAGATTTTGAAAATATCAAAGACTACGATATGTACGCCAGGGCAGCAATTTTTAATAAATATTTAAACTTTTTAGATAACAAGGGACATTTGAATTACCGGATGGAATCCATTTCAGGATGCGGGCCGGAAATGGACATTTTGATTCCTGGTAAATCCAAACATGAAACGCTGGTAGGTCTGGTTTCTAATGATTACCTGGGTTTTACCCAGCATCCAAAAGTAAAGGAAGCTGTCGTCGGCGCTATCCGGAAATACGGTACGGGTGCCGGAGCTTCACCTGCTATAGGCGGCCATTTTAGCTATCATGAAAAACTGGAAAAGAAAATCGCCTCATTTTTCCGTCGCGATAATGCTATCCTATATACCACAGGATATACCGCAAACAGCGCGACCTTTCAAAGCCTTTTACAAAAGGAAGACATCGCTATCCTGGATATGGCCGTTCATGCGAGTGTCTATGAAGGCTGTCAACTAACGAATATCAAAACATTTCTGCATAATAACCTGGAGTTACTGGAACGGGCGCTTGGAGATGCTAAAGATAAATACAGGAATAAGATGGTCATTATAGATGGCGTTTATTCGCAGGACGGTGATCTTGCACCCTTGGATAAGATACTCGAGCTCACCAAACACTACGGCGCTTATTTGGCAATTGATGACGCGCATGGTACCGGCGTTATCGGTAAAACAGGAAGAGGGGTATTGGAATTATATGATCTCTTTGGGGAGGTGGATTTGATTACGGGGACATTTAGCAAGACTTTCGCCAGTGCAGGTGGGTACGTGGTTGCAAGACCTGAACTTATCCGCTTTTTGAAATTTCAATCAAGGCAGCATCTTTTTTCCGCTACGTCAACTCCTGCTGTTGCGGGTATTATAAAGGCAATTGAACTGGTGGACGAAGAACCGCATTGGATGGATAAACTATGGCAGAATGTCAATTATTTTAAACAGGGGCTGATCGATATCGGCATGGATGTTGGAAATACCGCTTCTGCCATCATTCCGGTTAAAATTGGAGACCCTAAAAAAAGCGGGGAAGCCGGCCGCCTCCTTTTGGAACAGGGGATTTATACCAACCCGATTATCTATCCGGCAGTAGCCAAAAAGAACGCCAGGATCAGGATGAGCCTGATGGCAACCCACACGAAAGCACAATTGGATAAGACACTAAACGCATTTGAATATGTGGATCATAAAATCGGGATTTCAAAAACTTAA
- a CDS encoding Crp/Fnr family transcriptional regulator gives MPLFEHVAMTSQIKVPKTSKVRTLDREPLKLSFAFDFPRQLFMEAEKFFKKIREKAFLTDEIQQELKNSLTEMHFGPNDGLISPGYIPTSIYFIQKGLAMGYTGRQKPQAVTWFMNENNFLIPSYFFHQEPGTEFITFLEETTLLALSIDKVKDMINRYEEAFFIFLLLTEDSIRAGKEREYMLRLLPEERYLYIAKTTPFLFARGHFDQLASYLNISRRHFVRIRNNFSRR, from the coding sequence ATGCCTTTATTCGAGCATGTTGCGATGACTTCTCAAATTAAGGTGCCTAAAACATCCAAAGTACGGACACTTGACAGAGAGCCTTTAAAACTTTCCTTTGCCTTCGATTTTCCACGGCAATTATTTATGGAAGCAGAGAAATTTTTTAAAAAAATCCGCGAAAAGGCTTTTTTGACGGACGAAATACAACAGGAATTAAAAAACAGCTTAACCGAAATGCACTTCGGGCCGAATGACGGACTGATCAGTCCCGGTTATATTCCTACCTCCATTTACTTTATTCAGAAAGGGTTGGCGATGGGTTATACCGGACGGCAAAAACCGCAGGCGGTCACATGGTTCATGAATGAAAATAATTTTTTGATCCCATCCTATTTTTTCCACCAGGAGCCGGGCACAGAATTTATAACATTCCTGGAAGAAACCACTTTGTTGGCTCTGTCAATTGATAAGGTAAAAGATATGATCAACCGTTATGAAGAAGCGTTTTTTATCTTTTTGCTGCTTACCGAAGATAGCATCAGGGCCGGCAAAGAGCGGGAGTACATGCTGCGTTTACTCCCCGAGGAAAGATATTTATATATCGCCAAAACAACTCCTTTCCTTTTCGCCAGGGGGCATTTTGATCAATTAGCTTCCTATCTCAATATATCGCGAAGGCATTTTGTACGAATCAGGAACAACTTTTCAAGACGCTAA
- a CDS encoding MauE/DoxX family redox-associated membrane protein, with product MEASILPKSKFQISNKIRESLICFICLSCMFLFLYTAHSKWTDHARFLKGLSRVSFIAGFALYISWLVPAAEVLISILLIIPQTYKWGLYGFTGLMTLFTGYIISMVLWAKKLPCHCGGAIEKLSWPQHIWFNLAFIAIAVFALWLSKSKINN from the coding sequence ATGGAAGCATCTATTCTCCCAAAATCAAAATTTCAGATTTCAAATAAAATAAGGGAAAGCCTGATATGCTTCATTTGTTTAAGCTGCATGTTTTTATTTTTATACACAGCCCATAGCAAGTGGACAGACCATGCCCGATTTTTGAAAGGCTTATCAAGAGTCTCATTTATAGCGGGCTTTGCCCTTTATATCTCATGGCTTGTTCCGGCTGCAGAAGTTTTGATTTCGATACTGCTAATCATACCACAAACTTACAAATGGGGCCTTTATGGATTTACAGGGTTGATGACCTTGTTCACAGGCTACATCATAAGTATGGTACTATGGGCGAAAAAGTTACCCTGTCATTGCGGTGGCGCTATTGAAAAATTAAGCTGGCCACAGCATATATGGTTTAACCTGGCTTTCATTGCCATAGCCGTATTTGCCCTGTGGCTCAGTAAGTCAAAAATTAATAATTAA
- a CDS encoding TlpA family protein disulfide reductase has product MLLVFIITLMIAGTSVALAQTTEKKLFAVVDIVVEDTAMLHDGSIHINMSKNGINSNFASDRDTFGQEIVTAKTRLVIPLTGTVTYGRIDYLNRQQAAQLPLNQNNDLFVFQPGDSVVLHLSNHEKGAFFTGKSADKYNCIYRISNSDEINSVDKYNAYMKLKDFEGAYSYRKFQQDSIYAIQLHILETFKAKLNTDVYNLIKLDCLGNYNQHLADIYLSPFLLQRSEEYQTAGNLFSKHFGNYKEGHFNDTALLVKSYKYSDFLAEKEKVFAIIQNSLNGISYYSKLKFADINKAIDQHYVNGILKDKIKLLAFYNIDRRRQGDFASYINEAIDKAKDDPYKTALIQFRDANTIGADAFPFELPGQNGKLYKLSDFSGKVVVMDFWFTGCHGCVVMAESLKPIVSYYKSNPNIVFVSISIDGNKELWLKSLHEEKYCNTDEINLLAGMDRESSIYKHYNIQECPTLIVISKTGKIISAAPPDPRIDEEAFKALIDKYL; this is encoded by the coding sequence ATGCTCCTGGTTTTCATCATCACTTTAATGATCGCCGGGACATCAGTCGCTTTGGCTCAAACGACTGAAAAAAAACTATTTGCCGTAGTGGATATCGTTGTTGAAGATACGGCCATGCTGCATGATGGGTCCATCCATATTAATATGAGCAAAAACGGGATCAATTCAAATTTTGCATCAGATCGGGATACTTTTGGCCAGGAAATCGTCACAGCTAAAACCAGGCTGGTCATCCCTTTAACAGGTACAGTTACTTATGGCCGGATAGATTATTTAAACAGGCAACAGGCCGCGCAATTGCCGCTTAACCAAAATAACGACCTGTTTGTTTTTCAACCAGGCGACTCGGTTGTGCTGCATTTATCCAACCATGAAAAAGGCGCTTTTTTTACGGGGAAAAGCGCTGACAAATACAATTGTATTTACCGGATCAGTAACAGCGATGAAATAAATTCCGTCGACAAATACAATGCTTATATGAAATTGAAGGATTTTGAAGGAGCTTATTCCTACAGGAAATTTCAGCAGGATTCGATCTATGCCATACAGCTCCATATCCTTGAAACGTTCAAGGCAAAATTGAATACGGATGTTTATAATTTAATCAAACTAGATTGCCTGGGGAATTATAACCAACATTTAGCTGACATTTATTTAAGCCCTTTTCTTTTACAACGATCAGAGGAATATCAAACAGCAGGGAATCTGTTCAGTAAACACTTCGGCAATTATAAAGAAGGTCATTTTAATGATACCGCATTACTGGTTAAATCTTACAAATACAGCGATTTCCTGGCGGAAAAGGAAAAGGTCTTTGCCATTATTCAAAATAGTTTAAACGGAATAAGCTATTATTCAAAACTTAAGTTTGCAGACATTAACAAGGCTATTGATCAGCATTATGTAAATGGGATTTTAAAAGATAAAATAAAACTGTTGGCTTTTTATAATATCGACAGGCGCAGGCAAGGCGACTTTGCAAGCTATATCAATGAAGCCATAGACAAAGCTAAAGATGATCCGTATAAAACCGCATTGATACAATTCAGAGATGCCAATACCATTGGAGCCGATGCTTTTCCTTTTGAGCTGCCCGGTCAAAACGGGAAATTATATAAGTTAAGCGATTTCAGCGGCAAGGTAGTGGTGATGGATTTCTGGTTCACCGGGTGCCATGGTTGCGTTGTTATGGCAGAGAGTTTGAAACCTATTGTTTCTTATTATAAGTCAAATCCCAATATTGTATTTGTAAGCATAAGTATCGACGGGAATAAGGAGTTATGGTTAAAGAGTTTGCATGAAGAAAAATACTGCAATACGGATGAAATTAACTTACTGGCAGGCATGGACAGGGAATCATCCATCTATAAACATTATAATATACAGGAGTGCCCGACACTTATTGTTATTTCTAAAACAGGCAAGATCATATCTGCGGCTCCTCCGGATCCAAGAATCGATGAAGAGGCATTTAAAGCGCTTATCGATAAATATTTATAA
- a CDS encoding RagB/SusD family nutrient uptake outer membrane protein, which yields MKKSIQWIMIVSQFSILGACKKSDFLDKKPTTNILTPSTLTDFQNLLDNTTFLNATGGLAQLSADEYTVSYADWQTGSATERNAYVWAKDIYAGDTGIADWNQLYQEVFYANSVLDGLSKSDSAGTAQGQYIKGWALFTRAFAFYDLTRTFCKAYNAGTASTDLGIPLRLTSGIDYIAKRSTLQQSFDQVLNDLTTAAILLPAARPSANLNRPSKIAAYALFARINLDMRNYTQAESYADQCLGLYNTLIDYNTISITARSPFSTTNDELIYNTKQVTAYGLFTPTNSSSLGRVPGNIINLYNSNDLRLSVYFSQLSDGSYYRKRGYYGQGNYPFTGLATDEVYLIKAECLARREQTAAAMDELNQLLVKRYNNAGNYVPVTATSAADALAAILLERRKELMWRGLRWYDLKRLNMEGEGLTLTRVLNGVSYTLPPNDPRWVLPIPNDEIALSGIQQNPR from the coding sequence ATGAAAAAATCAATTCAATGGATTATGATAGTAAGCCAGTTTTCGATCCTGGGCGCTTGCAAAAAATCTGATTTTTTAGATAAAAAACCAACTACCAATATTCTGACGCCAAGCACCCTGACAGACTTTCAGAACCTACTGGATAATACCACCTTCCTTAATGCCACCGGCGGCCTGGCACAGCTTTCAGCGGATGAATACACGGTAAGCTATGCGGACTGGCAAACAGGTTCCGCAACGGAGCGCAATGCTTATGTTTGGGCAAAAGACATTTATGCAGGGGATACTGGTATTGCAGACTGGAACCAGTTATACCAGGAAGTTTTTTACGCCAATAGTGTACTGGATGGTTTATCGAAGTCTGACAGTGCCGGAACTGCCCAAGGACAATATATAAAAGGCTGGGCGCTGTTTACCCGTGCATTTGCCTTTTACGATCTGACAAGGACTTTTTGTAAAGCATACAATGCAGGTACGGCTTCTACCGATTTAGGTATCCCACTACGCCTTACTTCGGGCATAGATTATATTGCCAAACGGTCAACCTTGCAGCAAAGCTTTGACCAGGTGTTAAATGACCTTACAACGGCTGCCATCCTGCTTCCCGCAGCAAGGCCTTCGGCCAATTTAAACCGGCCCTCCAAAATAGCGGCTTATGCCTTGTTTGCCCGTATCAACCTGGATATGCGGAATTATACGCAAGCCGAAAGCTATGCGGATCAATGTCTGGGTTTATATAATACCTTAATTGATTACAATACCATCAGCATCACGGCCAGAAGCCCCTTTTCTACCACCAATGATGAATTGATTTATAATACAAAACAAGTGACCGCCTACGGTCTTTTTACCCCGACCAATTCATCATCATTAGGGAGGGTGCCTGGAAATATCATTAATCTATACAATTCAAATGATCTGCGTTTATCTGTTTATTTTTCTCAATTATCCGATGGTTCTTATTACAGAAAGCGGGGCTACTACGGACAGGGCAATTACCCTTTTACTGGGCTGGCGACCGATGAAGTATACCTGATCAAAGCCGAATGCCTGGCCCGCCGCGAACAAACGGCGGCGGCGATGGATGAGTTAAACCAATTACTGGTGAAACGCTACAATAATGCCGGTAATTATGTGCCGGTAACCGCGACTTCTGCTGCCGATGCATTAGCTGCCATTTTACTCGAACGGCGAAAAGAACTGATGTGGCGCGGTTTGCGCTGGTATGACCTGAAACGGTTGAACATGGAAGGGGAGGGCCTAACCCTGACAAGGGTACTGAATGGCGTTAGTTATACATTGCCCCCGAATGATCCCCGCTGGGTCTTGCCCATTCCAAATGATGAAATCGCATTAAGTGGCATTCAGCAGAACCCTAGGTGA
- a CDS encoding SusC/RagA family TonB-linked outer membrane protein, whose product MKKTILYIVLAALCLNFRAKAQAVTKLTGRVIDSAQNTPLHGATIKIKSTGTTTSTNEKGDFTLYTKESSGKLTISYLGYKTTEISFNPTDKDPFAIRLAEDKNLLKEVSVVSTGYQNIPKERATGSFVLADSALLNRSVSTNILDRLNSVTSGVLFNNSSNLQFGQSAIEIRGRATLFSNPSPLIIIDNFPYDGDPGNINPNDIESITILKDAAAASAWGSRSGNGVIVITTKKGHLNSAPQVSFNANTTVGARPDLYYLPQLTSAQYIGVEQYLFNQGAYDNAISTGYQALSPAVEIFSAARNGTISKSDSLSEINTLKSYDSRAQLLKYFYRPSVNQQYQASVSGGSATQKYFFSAGYDKNLNNTVNSSYDRITLNAANTWYFLKNKLELFTNIVYTGSTTKSGPALASTDYPYDQIADANGNPLAIANTLSIPYGSTAGNGALLNWLYKPLQELENGYSGTTSSLTDYRINVSLSYQIIKGLKASGLYNYEKGINDVNNLNELQSYYTRNLINTFTNIDPVSGAVTYPVPMGAILNTSLTNISSNNGRFQLNYDHHWGKNAVSAIAGTEVKDYTTFNNAYTLYGYNPETATDQNQAVDFTAYNPYFYGYNTAQIPANTSETGTTNRFFSVYFNGSYTYDDKYILSLSARKDESNLFGVSANQKGVPLGSAGLAWIIDKESFYAIDWLPQLKLRATYGYTGNVNTSISAYLAAVGGNIAQTYNAYASTIVNPPNPSLRWEVDRNTDLGMDFGTKDNRISGSIDYWLKAGLDLIGSSPIAPQTGISLYTGNSANTITKGIDLQINSINLKGKFKWTTTFLYNYCQNKVTQYKVSNGTNLNVVSANYNNPLQGYPYYAIFSFKYAGLNKSGDPQGYLNGKISTDYTSIMNATNRTELVYNGSATPTSFGSLRNTFNYKTFDLSFNITYKLGYYFRRASLNNGTLYSAGPNSYQMADFDSRWQKPGDELHTNVPALVYPDNIYRDDLYTYSNILVVNAAHIRLQDLRLGYTIPKRPICHSET is encoded by the coding sequence ATGAAAAAAACCATACTATATATAGTACTGGCCGCGCTTTGCCTGAATTTCCGGGCCAAAGCACAGGCCGTTACCAAACTCACCGGGAGGGTCATTGACTCTGCCCAAAATACCCCCCTTCACGGCGCAACCATTAAAATCAAATCAACAGGCACAACAACCTCCACAAACGAAAAAGGAGACTTTACCCTATATACAAAAGAATCCAGCGGCAAATTAACCATCAGCTATCTCGGCTATAAAACCACCGAAATCAGTTTTAACCCAACTGATAAAGACCCATTTGCGATCCGCCTTGCTGAAGATAAGAACCTTTTAAAAGAAGTCAGCGTTGTTTCCACCGGCTACCAGAATATCCCAAAAGAAAGGGCGACCGGAAGCTTTGTACTGGCGGACAGCGCACTTTTAAACCGGAGTGTAAGTACGAATATTCTCGACCGGTTGAATAGCGTCACCAGCGGCGTTCTTTTTAATAATAGCAGTAACCTCCAGTTTGGACAAAGTGCAATTGAAATCCGCGGACGCGCGACCTTGTTTTCAAACCCCAGCCCTTTAATTATTATCGACAACTTTCCATATGACGGCGACCCGGGGAACATCAATCCAAACGATATAGAAAGTATCACCATTTTAAAAGATGCCGCAGCAGCCTCTGCATGGGGATCCCGCAGCGGTAACGGCGTAATTGTCATCACCACAAAAAAGGGGCACCTCAATTCAGCCCCGCAGGTAAGCTTTAATGCCAATACCACCGTAGGCGCAAGACCTGATTTATATTACCTGCCGCAGCTGACGTCAGCACAGTACATCGGCGTAGAACAATACCTGTTCAACCAGGGGGCTTACGATAATGCCATAAGCACCGGCTACCAGGCATTGTCACCCGCAGTTGAAATCTTTTCAGCAGCAAGAAATGGCACGATCTCCAAATCGGACTCTCTTTCAGAGATCAATACCCTGAAAAGCTACGATTCCCGTGCGCAATTACTGAAATATTTTTACAGGCCAAGCGTCAATCAGCAATACCAGGCCAGCGTAAGCGGCGGCAGCGCCACCCAGAAATATTTTTTCTCCGCTGGCTACGATAAAAACCTTAACAATACGGTAAACAGCAGTTATGACCGCATCACTTTAAATGCCGCCAATACCTGGTACTTTTTGAAAAACAAACTGGAACTGTTTACAAACATTGTCTATACCGGCAGCACCACAAAATCCGGCCCTGCATTAGCTTCCACGGACTATCCTTATGACCAGATTGCAGATGCCAATGGCAACCCTTTAGCTATCGCCAACACCTTGAGTATTCCCTATGGCAGTACAGCCGGGAATGGCGCTTTGCTTAACTGGCTGTATAAACCCTTGCAGGAACTGGAAAATGGTTACAGCGGTACCACCAGCAGTTTGACAGATTATCGCATAAACGTATCATTAAGTTATCAGATCATAAAAGGGCTAAAAGCTTCCGGGCTATATAACTATGAAAAAGGAATTAACGATGTCAATAACCTGAATGAGCTGCAATCCTATTATACAAGAAACCTCATTAACACTTTTACCAACATCGATCCTGTTTCGGGGGCCGTAACCTACCCGGTACCCATGGGGGCCATTCTGAATACCAGCCTGACCAATATTTCTTCCAATAATGGCCGCTTCCAGCTGAACTATGATCATCACTGGGGTAAGAATGCCGTAAGCGCTATTGCCGGTACCGAGGTAAAAGATTACACCACATTTAACAACGCCTACACGCTATATGGTTATAATCCTGAAACCGCCACAGACCAGAACCAGGCGGTTGATTTTACCGCCTACAACCCTTATTTCTATGGCTACAATACAGCGCAAATACCGGCAAACACCTCTGAGACGGGTACCACCAACCGCTTTTTTTCGGTGTATTTTAACGGTTCCTATACGTATGATGATAAATACATCTTATCACTAAGCGCACGTAAAGATGAATCGAATTTATTTGGCGTGTCCGCCAATCAGAAAGGGGTGCCATTAGGCAGCGCAGGTCTGGCCTGGATCATAGACAAAGAATCATTTTATGCCATTGACTGGCTGCCGCAACTCAAATTGAGGGCCACTTACGGTTATACGGGCAATGTAAACACCAGCATTTCCGCCTACCTGGCCGCAGTCGGCGGAAATATCGCACAAACCTATAATGCTTATGCTTCCACCATTGTCAATCCGCCAAACCCATCCCTCCGCTGGGAAGTAGACCGTAATACAGACCTGGGCATGGATTTCGGAACAAAAGACAACCGCATCAGCGGCAGTATAGATTACTGGCTGAAAGCAGGGCTGGACCTGATCGGCAGCAGCCCCATTGCACCGCAAACCGGAATTAGCCTATATACAGGTAACTCCGCCAATACGATAACCAAAGGGATTGATTTGCAGATCAACAGCATCAACCTGAAGGGCAAGTTTAAATGGACCACCACTTTCCTGTATAACTATTGCCAGAACAAGGTAACACAGTATAAAGTAAGTAACGGAACCAATCTGAATGTAGTTTCCGCCAACTACAACAACCCGCTGCAAGGCTATCCTTATTATGCCATTTTTAGCTTCAAATATGCCGGACTTAACAAATCAGGTGACCCGCAAGGCTATTTAAACGGGAAAATCAGTACCGATTATACCAGTATCATGAATGCCACCAACAGGACGGAACTGGTATACAATGGTTCAGCGACACCCACCTCATTCGGTAGTCTGCGTAACACTTTTAATTACAAAACTTTTGATCTTTCTTTTAATATCACCTACAAATTGGGATACTACTTCAGAAGGGCCTCCTTAAATAACGGCACCCTTTATTCTGCCGGTCCCAATAGTTACCAGATGGCCGATTTTGATAGCCGCTGGCAAAAACCAGGGGATGAACTGCATACCAATGTCCCTGCGCTGGTGTACCCGGATAATATTTACCGGGATGACTTATATACCTATTCCAATATACTGGTCGTCAATGCAGCTCATATCCGCTTGCAGGATCTTCGTTTGGGTTATACTATTCCCAAACGCCCTATCTGCCATTCAGAAACCTGA